The Arachis ipaensis cultivar K30076 chromosome B05, Araip1.1, whole genome shotgun sequence nucleotide sequence GAGGGAAGGACTAAATAAATGTATACGAGTTATTCTTGCTAGGGTTTTGGTACTTATATTGATTGCATGTTCATTTATGAATATTTGATCCTCATCTAAATGGAAAATGTGATTTGGTTTCTGATTTCCgttttttgaattttgtaaagagaaaacaaaaatggTAAAAACAATAAACTCTACTTTCTGTTTTATTATTTCTGTTGCAAAGATCTAAAAATTTAACAAGCATACGGTTCAATGGCTTTCAAATTCCATACATCAATAGCTAAACCCTAACCAATATACAATATATAATACAATATGTAAATACAAAAATTTTCTAAAAACATACCATGCGAATACAGCATTatacattaaataaaaaaatgcttTGTTCATAAAATGGAAAAGTTATAATAAtgttaaaatcaaatatttataattatgatcCTAGATATGAGGATTATTCAGATGGTAACTAGAAAAACAGAGATTGAATAATAATCTAATCTTCTAACtgagtaaaaaaataaaagatagtaACAAACAAAAGTAAATCTAAAACAACAATGTTTGATGGACACACATGCCAATACATCAGCACAATTCAGGTAATTGAGTATGATAGTGATAGTTCTCAGTTGGTTTCACAAAGATGCTTCCAACTCTATTCTTAACTAAAGAAATTGCTTCCCAAGTTGGTAAATGAGGCAATGACCACCAAGTACCAAGAATTCCAACCAAAGTGAACTTTTGATCTCTTACTTCCACAGCAGCCAGGCATAGAAGCTTATAGTCATGAACTTCAACTTTGCTGGCATACGGCTGcaagatcaaaggatcataagatACCAAAGGTTTTACTCAAAAGAATAACAAGATTCTAAGACATCCTTATCCATATCCGCATGCAAATTCTCGGTCAAAATATATGATATTTGTTCTATCAACATGGCAAAGTCAAATATTTTCATCGATGTAGCTACATGATTAAATGTTTGTTAGAAACTGTCTTGTACTGACAATGCATACAAATTAAAATCCAAGTTCCAAATATCGTTGCACTCATCATTACATACGTATATATTATGTTCATTTTTACACCAACTAAATCTGTAGGGGGAAAATACAGTACAAATAAAAACATGAGTCAATAACAATGTGGAAATAGGGAGATGCAATAAAAGAACTGGTTAAGATTGGGTGATCTAGTAACAAAACATTAAAAGCAACATATTGATGATATATTGATGTATGGAAATTCAATATCATGATTAAGTGCTATTACAAGAGAAAAGGAATTCAATCATGATATATTGATGTTAGGTATCAGTGGAGTACAAGTGATAAAAATGAGATAGCTGACTAGCATGCGAAAAAATAAGCTAATAAGGGATGTCATGCACCTTTTTCTTGAAAAAACGAGTATCTTGACGCATGGATTGTTCGCACAGCTGCAATATAAGGACATTTTCAAGAGATATATAATCACATAAACATTTTTCGTTGTTTCTATcaaatatttattcaaaataaaagagccTTTAGGTTAAGAATAAGACCACAATTCAATATATATGTTTTCGTCTCATAAAAAATGTTCTAGACCTATGAAAGATCTTGCGATgattaaaatatgaaaataacaaaaaatccATCAGATATTAATACATGATCTGACCTGATCAACAAAAATATAGACAGAGAAAGGATTGGGCTTGGTGCTTAGGAGAAACAAGGTAACTTTGACAAACAAGATCATAATCGGATCATCCAAGTTCGTCAACActgtaagaaagaaaagaacaggAAGCCAGAATTTCCTAGTGAATTTCAAAAAGTGGTGCACAATTTCTTCCTCCTCAGAAACATCCTGTGAGTTATCAGAAGGATCATCCACCAAAGCATCCCCAGCtttaaacaaacaagaaaactcaAGTTATTGAAAG carries:
- the LOC107644532 gene encoding uncharacterized protein LOC107644532 isoform X2 — protein: MMGHVSKFVQIFRLSPISRFNQHLFFTTTTSYKFSKLKLDIVKTQLALKLKNSLQQQPGKPFFHSHGFNLNVPANFLRKSSYLSIGSILGVSIASASVIAHAMDAGDALVDDPSDNSQDVSEEEEIVHHFLKFTRKFWLPVLFFLTVLTNLDDPIMILFVKVTLFLLSTKPNPFSVYIFVDQLCEQSMRQDTRFFKKKPYASKVEVHDYKLLCLAAVEVRDQKFTLVGILGTWWSLPHLPTWEAISLVKNRVGSIFVKPTENYHYHTQLPELC
- the LOC107644532 gene encoding uncharacterized protein LOC107644532 isoform X1, with translation MMGHVSKFVQIFRLSPISRFNQHLFFTTTTSYKFSKLKLDIVKTQLALKLKNSLQQQPGKPFFHSHGFNLNVPANFLRKNNRFSGSYLSIGSILGVSIASASVIAHAMDAGDALVDDPSDNSQDVSEEEEIVHHFLKFTRKFWLPVLFFLTVLTNLDDPIMILFVKVTLFLLSTKPNPFSVYIFVDQLCEQSMRQDTRFFKKKPYASKVEVHDYKLLCLAAVEVRDQKFTLVGILGTWWSLPHLPTWEAISLVKNRVGSIFVKPTENYHYHTQLPELC